From the Malus domestica chromosome 17, GDT2T_hap1 genome, one window contains:
- the LOC103436070 gene encoding VQ motif-containing protein 11: MVNSPTYGSDPNSPNTTYVQADPTTFRAVVQRLTGAPEDPSAPKLPLTLPARYSTPKPPTATEMGPRRPAFKLHERRHATKKLELSLNLNTAAAATPSSSSCGPCGRLPRVGAGFMGFGSHEMVMASPVSTLDFLGRGSPRTPPASLCEEEDRAIAGKGFYLHPSPLSAPRGMTDHTPELLPLFPLQSPRDSQNSCSST, encoded by the coding sequence ATGGTCAACTCACCCACTTACGGGTCCGACCCCAACTCCCCCAACACAACTTACGTCCAAGCCGACCCCACAACTTTCCGGGCCGTCGTCCAAAGACTGACCGGAGCACCCGAAGACCCATCTGCCCCAAAGCTACCCCTCACCCTCCCCGCCCGCTACTCCACCCCCAAACCCCCCACCGCCACCGAAATGGGGCCCCGGCGACCGGCTTTCAAGCTCCACGAGCGCAGACACGCCACCAAGAAGCTCGAGCTCAGCCTCAACCTCAACACCGCCGCCGCAGCAACCCCATCATCCTCCTCGTGTGGGCCCTGCGGCAGGCTGCCCAGAGTGGGAGCAGGGTTTATGGGTTTTGGGAGCCATGAGATGGTGATGGCGTCGCCCGTTTCGACCCTGGATTTTCTGGGACGTGGGAGCCCGAGGACGCCGCCGGCGTCTCTGTGTGAAGAGGAAGATCGAGCCATTGCTGGGAAAGGGTTCTATTTGCACCCAAGTCCGCTAAGTGCACCCCGAGGGATGACTGACCACACTCCTGAGCTTTTGCCTCTGTTTCCTCTGCAATCTCCTAGAGATAGTCAAAACTCTTGTTCTTCCACTTAA